The genomic interval TTATGTTCAACACTTTTTCTATCACTGGTGCCATATCATAATACTTATATTCAGCAAGACGGCCACCAAAAATGACGTTTTCTTCTTGCTCAGCAAGATGACGATATCGCTCTGCCAATTGGTCGTTCTGGTCGTCATTGACAGGATAATATGGCTCCATCCCTTCCTTGTACTCGGTACTATACTCCTTGGAGATTACGGTCTTGGGACAATCATAAACTTCTTGACCGAACATTTCAAAATGCTTATGCTCTATAATACGAGTATATGACTCGTCATGAGAAGTATAGTTAACAACGGCATTGCCTTGATAATTGGGACAATCTTTCGTTTCTGTCTCAAAGCGAACCGTACGCCAATTCAACTTGCCATACTGATAATTGAAGTATTGGTCCAGGGGACCGCAATACACGAGCTTATCTGCATATTTCTGCCAATCTCTGTATTCAGAATTGAAGAAATCGGTGTTAGTCAAACATTCAACGCCATCCAGAAGGCCTTCTATCAGTTTGTTATATCCCCCAATAGGTATTCCTTGGTATTTGTCATTGAAATAGTTGTTATCAAACACAAGGCGTACAGGAAGACGTTTGATAATAAACGCTGGCAGTTCGCTGCACTTGCGTCCCCACTGTTTCTCTGTGTATTCTTTGATAAGTTTCTCAAAGATGTCTTTACCGACTAGCGTCAGAGCCTGCTCCTCTAAATTTTGAGGCTCACGACCATTAAGCATTTTGACGGCTTCTGCCTTTTGCTCCTCAATCTTTGCCGAAGCTTCTTCTGGAGTCAAAACGCCCCACATCTGGTAGAAGGTGTTCATATTGAAAGGAAGATTATAAAGCTTTCCCTTATAATTAGCGACAGGGCAGTTAGTATATCTATTGAAAGGTACTATATTGTTTACAAAATCCCAAACCTCTTTATTAGATGTATGGAAGATATGAGCACCATATTTATGAACATTGATGCCTACAATGTTTTCACAATAAACGTTGCCACCCAGATGTGGCCGTTTGTCTATCACAAGGCAATTCTTGCCCATCTGCTTTGAACGATAAGCAAATATCACTCCGAATAAGCCGGAACCAACTATTAGATAATCGTATTTTTTCATGTTTTTATCCCGCTGTACTTTTTATAGACAATTAAATATGTAATATTTTAACCACCTTGTAACTCATTTCTATATACTTTCTTATTATAACAAAAAAAGGCGTTCTATATTTTAAAGCCAAATAATTAAGCCATGCCACTTTACCCTTCCAATTAAAGAATTTATATGATTCTGGAAAAGTATCGCTTAATAACCTTTTTACTTCCTCTGATTGTGGCAAGTCCAACAGCTTAAGCTTTTGCCCATTCACATGCAGATATAGACCTTCCATCATTTTAGAATCTTTCCAAAGATTGTATTTGTCATATATTTCTGTCAAATTGCAAACAAAATCCTTATACATGCGAACTCTTTTTGCGACATCTGAAGAATGTGTTAGAGACTGATTGTTGATTCTGTAATGATATGCAGGTACTGAACTATAAGCAACACTCTTAACAAAATGCATCAAAGAAATACTGAAATACATATCCTCGTAGAAATCATGTTTGGGAAATTGAAGCTGATTCTTCTGGATAATTTCAGTACGTACCAATTTATTCCATAAACCTGCATGTAAAAGAGTTAACAATTCTCTTGTAACAACAGAGGGTGCAAGTTGGGTCGGTTTATTTAAACAGGCAACTGTTCTATCGCCATAATCATATACAAAAGCACTAATAACCAAGTCTGCACCATCTGCATCTGCGACAGTAATTAAGGAAGTAAGATAATCGCTATCTATCCAATCGTCAGAGTCAAGACACAAAGTATATTTACCAGAAATAACACTTAAGCCCTTATTTCGCGCAGAAGATGATCCAGAATTTACTTGATGAATAACCTTAAAGCGATTGTCCTTTTGTGCATACTCATCGCAAATGGAACCGCTATCGTCTGTACTACCATCATCCACAAGGATACACTCCCAATCAGTAAAAGTCTGGGCTATGACAGAATCCAAGCATTGACATAGATAAATCTCCACGTTATATACCGGAACAATAATTGAAATTTGAGGCGTTTCCATTATCAACAATTAAGAGCCTTAGTTATGAAATCCGATGAAATGTTTCTGTAACCATCCAGTTTCTTATATACTTCTTCAGAAAGAGGATTCAACATAGATTGATTAAACTGTGAGGCATTTTCTATTAATCGACCTTCTAATCCAAATCGTTTTAGCAGTGATTCAAAGCGAGAATAGCCCCTGTTTTTGTTGCCTAAAACAACAAATGGTTTATGAAATAGGATACTAAATACACATGCGTGGAAGCTATCTGTTATAACCAGTTTCGCATCGCGAAAACCAGTCAACCAACTTTCTACAGGAG from Prevotella sp. E13-27 carries:
- the glf gene encoding UDP-galactopyranose mutase, which codes for MKKYDYLIVGSGLFGVIFAYRSKQMGKNCLVIDKRPHLGGNVYCENIVGINVHKYGAHIFHTSNKEVWDFVNNIVPFNRYTNCPVANYKGKLYNLPFNMNTFYQMWGVLTPEEASAKIEEQKAEAVKMLNGREPQNLEEQALTLVGKDIFEKLIKEYTEKQWGRKCSELPAFIIKRLPVRLVFDNNYFNDKYQGIPIGGYNKLIEGLLDGVECLTNTDFFNSEYRDWQKYADKLVYCGPLDQYFNYQYGKLNWRTVRFETETKDCPNYQGNAVVNYTSHDESYTRIIEHKHFEMFGQEVYDCPKTVISKEYSTEYKEGMEPYYPVNDDQNDQLAERYRHLAEQEENVIFGGRLAEYKYYDMAPVIEKVLNIKNI
- a CDS encoding glycosyltransferase family 2 protein codes for the protein METPQISIIVPVYNVEIYLCQCLDSVIAQTFTDWECILVDDGSTDDSGSICDEYAQKDNRFKVIHQVNSGSSSARNKGLSVISGKYTLCLDSDDWIDSDYLTSLITVADADGADLVISAFVYDYGDRTVACLNKPTQLAPSVVTRELLTLLHAGLWNKLVRTEIIQKNQLQFPKHDFYEDMYFSISLMHFVKSVAYSSVPAYHYRINNQSLTHSSDVAKRVRMYKDFVCNLTEIYDKYNLWKDSKMMEGLYLHVNGQKLKLLDLPQSEEVKRLLSDTFPESYKFFNWKGKVAWLNYLALKYRTPFFVIIRKYIEMSYKVVKILHI